From Haloglomus litoreum, the proteins below share one genomic window:
- a CDS encoding TIGR00266 family protein, whose translation MEYEIKHRPSDSLLVVDLGPGESLVAEAGALVSHTDGLTVETGARGGIFGSLKRMLGGESFFVNTFRAEDASSVSLAPPLPGDVVALDLQDETVHVQSGSYLAAGEGIEVDTKFGGARTFLGGEGLFLLRVSGTGPLFVASYGALEEVELAAGETLTVDTGHIAAFRDTDFDVRRVGGLKSTLFSGEGLVCDFEGPGTVWVQSRSIDALLSWLDSHLSRPYAGNDIGGSGHETGRSGGFVNSGSSGPGFRVKF comes from the coding sequence ATGGAGTACGAGATCAAACACCGCCCCTCCGATTCGTTGCTGGTCGTCGACCTCGGTCCCGGCGAGTCGCTGGTCGCCGAGGCCGGCGCGCTGGTGAGCCACACGGACGGCCTGACGGTCGAGACGGGTGCCCGCGGCGGCATCTTCGGCTCGCTCAAGCGGATGCTCGGCGGGGAGTCGTTCTTCGTCAACACGTTCCGCGCCGAGGACGCGAGCAGCGTCTCGCTGGCGCCGCCGCTCCCGGGCGACGTGGTGGCACTCGACCTGCAGGACGAGACGGTCCATGTCCAGTCGGGCTCGTACCTCGCGGCCGGCGAGGGCATCGAGGTCGACACGAAGTTCGGCGGCGCGCGGACCTTCCTCGGCGGCGAGGGGCTCTTCCTCCTCCGCGTGTCCGGGACGGGGCCGCTGTTCGTCGCCAGTTACGGCGCGCTGGAGGAAGTCGAACTGGCGGCGGGCGAGACACTCACCGTCGACACCGGCCACATCGCCGCCTTCCGCGACACCGACTTCGACGTCCGGCGCGTCGGCGGCCTGAAGTCGACGCTGTTCTCCGGCGAGGGCCTCGTCTGTGACTTCGAGGGCCCGGGGACGGTGTGGGTCCAGTCCCGGAGCATCGACGCGCTGCTGTCGTGGCTCGACAGCCACCTGTCGCGCCCCTACGCGGGGAACGACATCGGCGGCTCCGGCCACGAGACGGGCCGCTCGGGCGGGTTCGTGAACAGCGGCTCCTCGGGACCCGGGTTCCGGGTGAAGTTCTGA
- a CDS encoding SDR family NAD(P)-dependent oxidoreductase, which yields MSDSDVPASDITPDLEGRTALVTGSATGLGSGLLLALADAGADAVVHYRTSHEEAAEVAEQARERGVEATVVQGDVTDPDSVDGLFDDAEAALGSVDVLVNNVGAFAPSHWEEIGWDRWNLVLETNLNGTAICSQRALGPMREQGWGRIVNVGYASSEKGLVSPKNFPYFAAKAGVLMFTRMLAADTQDDGITVNAVSPYVVENSDEFPDDAPRGRWASFDDLAAPMLFFCSDAADYVSGENVEVDGGWLPEKV from the coding sequence ATGAGCGACAGCGACGTGCCGGCATCGGACATCACGCCGGACCTGGAGGGACGGACCGCGCTCGTGACCGGGAGCGCGACGGGACTCGGGAGCGGCCTCCTGCTGGCGCTGGCCGACGCCGGCGCCGACGCCGTCGTCCACTACCGGACGAGCCACGAGGAAGCCGCCGAGGTCGCAGAGCAAGCCCGCGAGCGCGGCGTCGAGGCCACGGTCGTCCAGGGCGACGTGACCGACCCCGACAGCGTGGACGGCCTGTTCGACGACGCCGAGGCCGCGCTCGGGAGCGTCGACGTGCTCGTCAACAACGTCGGCGCGTTCGCGCCAAGCCACTGGGAGGAGATCGGCTGGGACCGCTGGAATCTGGTGCTGGAGACGAACCTCAACGGGACCGCCATCTGTTCACAGCGCGCGCTCGGACCGATGCGCGAGCAGGGCTGGGGCCGGATCGTCAACGTCGGCTACGCCTCCAGCGAGAAGGGCCTCGTGAGCCCGAAGAACTTCCCCTACTTCGCCGCGAAAGCGGGCGTCCTGATGTTCACCCGGATGCTCGCCGCCGACACGCAGGACGACGGCATCACCGTCAACGCCGTCTCACCCTATGTCGTCGAGAACTCCGACGAGTTCCCCGACGACGCGCCACGTGGCCGGTGGGCCTCGTTCGACGACCTCGCGGCGCCCATGCTCTTCTTCTGCTCGGACGCCGCCGACTACGTGTCGGGGGAGAACGTGGAGGTCGACGGAGGGTGGTTGCCGGAGAAGGTGTAA
- a CDS encoding ROK family protein: MPSYAAVDLGATNTRALVAGPDGDERGRARRSTPQADGPTIAAAVVATLERACDAADVAPESLAGVGVGSIGPLDGDAGAVVGSPNVPADRIELANALRDRTDAPVTLENDAVAGIRGERRFTDCPDHAVYLTLSTGVGAGVVVDGHVLRSWRGNAAEVGHLALVPDGRPCGCGGRGHWEAYCSGAGIAAHARALAAEGHETSMDPGTLDAAAVFDAADPEAVLAAASAETPDRTAVSGGPGDPLATRVVADAVRMNARGVAALAHAYAPELVSIGGTVALSNPSLLVEPLTDLLAATGLAVPAPAVRATPLGDDVVLRGALASVLPA; this comes from the coding sequence ATGCCGAGTTACGCCGCCGTCGACCTCGGGGCGACGAACACGCGAGCGCTCGTCGCGGGCCCCGACGGTGACGAGCGGGGGCGAGCCCGCCGTTCCACGCCGCAGGCCGACGGCCCGACGATCGCGGCGGCGGTCGTGGCCACGCTCGAACGAGCCTGTGACGCCGCGGACGTGGCCCCCGAATCGCTCGCGGGCGTCGGCGTCGGCAGCATCGGGCCACTCGACGGCGACGCCGGGGCGGTCGTCGGGTCGCCGAACGTCCCGGCCGACCGCATCGAGCTGGCCAACGCGCTCCGCGACCGGACGGACGCACCCGTCACCCTGGAGAACGACGCCGTCGCGGGAATCCGGGGTGAGCGGCGGTTCACCGACTGTCCGGACCACGCCGTCTACCTCACCCTCTCGACAGGCGTGGGCGCCGGGGTCGTCGTGGACGGCCACGTCCTCCGGAGCTGGCGGGGGAACGCCGCCGAGGTCGGGCACCTCGCCCTCGTCCCGGACGGCCGCCCCTGCGGCTGTGGCGGACGGGGCCACTGGGAGGCGTACTGCTCCGGCGCCGGCATCGCCGCGCACGCACGCGCCCTCGCGGCCGAGGGACACGAGACGAGCATGGACCCCGGGACACTGGACGCGGCGGCCGTCTTCGACGCCGCCGACCCCGAGGCCGTACTCGCCGCCGCGTCGGCCGAGACGCCGGATAGGACCGCCGTGTCCGGCGGCCCGGGCGACCCGCTCGCCACGCGCGTCGTCGCCGACGCCGTGCGTATGAACGCTCGGGGGGTCGCGGCGCTGGCACACGCGTACGCGCCCGAACTGGTCTCTATCGGCGGGACCGTCGCCCTGTCGAACCCCTCGCTCCTCGTCGAGCCGCTGACCGACCTGCTCGCGGCGACCGGACTGGCGGTCCCCGCGCCGGCGGTCCGGGCGACGCCGCTGGGCGACGATGTCGTCCTCCGGGGGGCGCTGGCGAGCGTGCTGCCGGCGTGA
- the uvrA gene encoding excinuclease ABC subunit UvrA, whose amino-acid sequence MTKEYIEVRGAEEHNLKDLDVRIPREEFTVVTGLSGSGKSSLAFETVYAEGQRRYIESLSAYARNFLGQMDKPQVETVEGLSPAISIDQKNAANNPRSTVGTVTELHDYLRLLYARVGTPHCPECGREVGEQSASNMVDRILELPEGTRAKLCAPVVRDQKGAFADLFDELVAEGYSRVEVDGEEYDLAVEKPDLDENYNHTVDVVVDRVKVSHEARSRITDSVETALEEADGVLKVVLPDPPEGVDLGSETRSTGALGADGDDAEDDDAADRLVVSFSEELACTHCGIDLPEIETRSFSFNSPHGACPECEGIGETKEVDPDLVVTDASKPLKDVFEPWSYSRSYYRTRLDAVAEHFGVPLDTPFEALDADVQDAFLYGTTEDVVFKRQTKNGTRRKEKPFEGVIPNLSRRYVETDSEGTRDHIEKYMATTTCPACEGSRLKPESRAVLVAGTSLAEVNRLSIGDALAHFEGMEEGMTQRQRTIAEEILKEIRARLGFMDEVGLEYLTLDREASTLSGGESQRIRLATQVGSGLVGVLYVLDEPSIGLHQRDNDKLLDTLEGLRDLGNTLVVVEHDEETMWRADNVIDMGPGPGKRGGEVVVNGDVEDVMSEPRSITGDYLAGRQAIPVPDERRDADGHIHVSGARQHNLKDLDVDVPLGNFTAITGVSGSGKSTLLHEILYKGLVRRMNDTDVNPGDHDDIQYEGIETVRLIDQSPIGRTPRSNPATYTGVFDHIRELFAETKLAKQRGYEKGRFSFNVKGGRCEGCGGQGTVKIDMNFLSDVYVPCEDCDGARYNDETLDVTYKDATIADVLDMSVEEAYEFFEGHTGIRRRLELLMDVGLDYMRLGQPSTTLSGGEAQRVKLAEELGKKDRGEALYLLDEPTTGLHSADERKLIDVLHRLTDAGNTVVVVEHELDLVKNADTIIDLGPEGGEGGGQVVAQGTPEHVARQDDSHTGRYLRDHLDVDLEGPRAERERERAALRERANERVAELRGDAEADAEAAAGDD is encoded by the coding sequence ATGACCAAGGAGTACATCGAGGTCCGCGGTGCGGAGGAGCACAACCTCAAGGACCTCGACGTGCGCATCCCGCGCGAGGAGTTCACGGTCGTCACGGGCCTCTCGGGGTCGGGGAAGTCCTCGCTCGCGTTCGAGACGGTGTACGCGGAGGGGCAGCGCCGCTACATCGAGTCGCTGTCGGCGTACGCCCGCAACTTCCTCGGCCAGATGGACAAGCCGCAGGTCGAGACCGTCGAGGGACTCTCGCCCGCCATCTCCATCGACCAGAAGAACGCCGCCAACAACCCCCGCTCGACCGTCGGGACCGTCACCGAGCTCCACGACTACCTGCGCCTGCTCTACGCCCGCGTCGGGACGCCGCACTGCCCGGAGTGTGGCCGCGAGGTGGGCGAGCAGTCGGCCTCGAACATGGTCGACCGCATCCTCGAACTGCCGGAGGGCACCCGCGCGAAGCTCTGCGCCCCCGTCGTCCGCGACCAGAAGGGGGCGTTCGCGGACCTGTTCGACGAGCTCGTCGCGGAGGGCTACTCCCGCGTGGAGGTCGACGGCGAGGAGTACGACCTCGCGGTCGAGAAGCCCGACCTCGACGAGAACTACAACCACACGGTCGACGTGGTGGTCGACCGCGTGAAGGTCTCACACGAGGCGCGCTCGCGCATCACCGACTCCGTCGAGACGGCGCTGGAGGAGGCCGACGGCGTCCTGAAGGTCGTCCTGCCGGACCCCCCCGAGGGCGTGGACCTGGGGAGTGAGACGCGCTCGACGGGCGCGCTCGGCGCCGACGGGGACGATGCGGAGGACGACGACGCGGCCGACCGCCTGGTCGTCTCCTTCTCCGAGGAACTGGCCTGCACGCACTGTGGCATCGACCTGCCCGAGATCGAGACGCGGTCGTTCTCGTTCAACTCGCCACACGGCGCCTGCCCCGAATGTGAGGGCATCGGCGAGACGAAGGAGGTCGACCCGGACCTCGTCGTGACGGACGCCTCGAAGCCGCTGAAGGACGTGTTCGAGCCGTGGAGCTACTCGCGGTCGTACTACCGGACCCGGCTGGACGCGGTGGCCGAGCACTTCGGCGTCCCCCTGGACACGCCGTTCGAGGCGCTCGACGCCGACGTGCAGGACGCCTTCCTCTACGGGACGACCGAGGACGTCGTGTTCAAGCGCCAGACGAAGAACGGCACGCGGCGCAAGGAGAAGCCGTTCGAGGGCGTCATCCCGAATCTCTCGCGGCGCTACGTCGAGACCGACTCGGAGGGCACCCGCGACCACATCGAGAAGTACATGGCCACCACGACGTGCCCGGCCTGCGAGGGCTCGCGGCTCAAGCCCGAGTCCCGCGCGGTGCTCGTCGCCGGCACCTCGCTCGCCGAGGTCAACCGGCTCAGCATCGGTGACGCGCTGGCGCACTTCGAGGGGATGGAAGAGGGGATGACCCAGCGCCAGCGCACCATCGCCGAGGAGATCCTCAAGGAGATCCGCGCCCGCCTCGGCTTCATGGACGAGGTCGGGCTGGAGTACCTCACCCTCGACCGCGAGGCCTCGACGCTCTCGGGCGGGGAGAGCCAGCGCATCCGGCTGGCCACGCAGGTCGGCTCCGGCCTCGTCGGCGTACTGTACGTGCTGGACGAGCCGTCCATCGGCCTCCACCAGCGCGACAACGACAAGCTGCTGGACACGCTGGAGGGGCTGCGCGACCTCGGGAACACGCTCGTCGTCGTCGAACACGACGAGGAGACGATGTGGCGCGCGGACAACGTCATCGACATGGGGCCCGGCCCCGGCAAGCGCGGCGGCGAGGTCGTCGTCAACGGCGACGTCGAGGACGTGATGAGCGAACCACGCTCGATCACGGGCGACTACCTCGCCGGTCGGCAGGCCATCCCGGTCCCGGACGAGCGCCGCGACGCCGACGGCCACATCCACGTCTCCGGCGCCCGCCAGCACAACCTGAAGGACCTCGACGTGGACGTCCCCCTGGGCAACTTCACGGCCATCACGGGCGTCTCCGGGTCGGGCAAGTCGACGCTGCTCCACGAGATCCTCTACAAGGGCCTCGTCCGGCGGATGAACGACACGGACGTCAACCCGGGCGACCACGACGACATCCAGTACGAGGGCATCGAGACGGTCCGGCTCATCGACCAGTCGCCCATCGGCCGGACGCCGCGCTCGAACCCGGCGACGTACACGGGCGTCTTCGACCACATCCGCGAGCTGTTCGCCGAGACCAAACTGGCGAAGCAGCGTGGCTACGAGAAGGGCCGCTTCTCGTTCAACGTCAAGGGCGGGCGCTGTGAGGGCTGTGGCGGCCAGGGCACCGTCAAGATCGACATGAACTTCCTCTCGGACGTGTACGTCCCCTGCGAGGACTGCGACGGGGCCCGCTACAACGACGAGACGCTCGACGTGACCTACAAGGACGCCACCATCGCGGACGTGCTGGACATGAGCGTCGAGGAGGCCTACGAGTTCTTCGAGGGCCACACCGGCATCCGCCGGCGGCTCGAGCTCCTGATGGACGTGGGGCTGGACTACATGCGCCTCGGCCAGCCCTCCACGACGCTCTCGGGCGGGGAGGCCCAGCGCGTGAAGCTCGCGGAGGAACTCGGCAAGAAGGACCGCGGCGAGGCGCTCTACCTGCTCGACGAGCCGACGACGGGCCTGCACTCGGCGGACGAGCGCAAGCTCATCGACGTGCTCCACCGGCTGACCGACGCGGGTAACACCGTGGTCGTGGTCGAGCACGAGCTCGACCTCGTGAAGAACGCCGACACCATCATCGACCTCGGGCCGGAGGGTGGCGAGGGCGGCGGGCAGGTCGTCGCGCAGGGCACGCCCGAGCACGTCGCCCGCCAGGACGACTCGCACACGGGGCGCTACCTGCGGGACCACCTCGACGTGGATCTGGAGGGCCCCCGCGCCGAGCGCGAGCGCGAGCGGGCGGCACTGCGCGAGCGGGCGAACGAGCGCGTGGCCGAACTCCGGGGCGACGCGGAGGCCGACGCCGAGGCGGCCGCCGGGGACGACTAG
- a CDS encoding PAS domain S-box protein — MGTIDAAALGARADGQLRVLVLVAHRRDRELFVEQLADGYEVLTATPDEEWPTFDLCLVGSDWYPEVATKLSGRRAAAEPVQLPVLLLLRGQPTNTPWLSDALGETIDDVVELPTGKLELDARVASLARDRNMSLALAEQRDQLRLFQRAIDEAAVGISISDYRQPDNPLVYINDRFEEITGYDAATALGRNCRFLQGADTDPEQVAELRRAIEAGEPARVQLLNYRQDGTPFWNRLTVAPIRDDEGTVTHFVGFQEDVTEERERERRYEAILDNADQFAGLLEPDGTVVEANAAALDAIDATRGDVVGHPFPETEWFDDDSRPVVEDAIERAAAGELVRGELDLTLSSGDLALAFTLKPVTDADGGVELLVAEGRDITPLKQRERELQEEQAVTEAILDAVPDVFYMFDTEGTYVRWNDRFNEVTGCTDELIRQLGPFSFIPEPDRPRVAEALGKVSDGDGTATVKTETVTLDGERIPYEFANARIEVDGETVGYAGIGRDVSERVARERELEQFEAILHAAPDPVYALDTEGRFTLVNDAMVEELGYDREAFVGSHVSMVMPEEGVARGRSLIERLLRSDETFETLETTLRTTDGVVRQFEINITLLTGEDGAFLGTVGVCRDVTELRQNERRLSVFDRVLRHNLRNKMNIMLARARNIEAGSDDPVSEAAAIRRAGEELLALSDRTRKFHPSISPEGEPTTIDVAAVARQVVAVHREEHPDAAIAVSAPDTALVRGHETLELALDELVGNAITHHDGDRPAVELQVRADEDRVTIEVADDGPGIGELERSALQRGHETPLEHATGLGLWFVRWTVTNVGGEIEIEDRDPRGSIVRLSLPRARPDRKTDDG; from the coding sequence ATGGGAACGATAGACGCGGCCGCCCTCGGCGCTCGCGCCGACGGACAGCTGCGGGTGCTGGTCCTGGTCGCCCACAGGCGCGACCGCGAACTGTTCGTCGAGCAGCTCGCCGACGGCTACGAGGTCCTGACGGCGACACCCGACGAGGAGTGGCCGACGTTCGACCTCTGTCTGGTGGGCTCGGACTGGTACCCGGAGGTAGCGACGAAGCTGAGCGGCCGGCGGGCCGCGGCCGAGCCGGTCCAGCTCCCGGTCCTGCTCCTGCTCCGGGGGCAGCCGACCAACACCCCCTGGCTGTCCGACGCGCTGGGGGAGACCATCGACGACGTGGTCGAGCTCCCGACCGGGAAGCTCGAACTCGACGCCCGCGTCGCCTCGCTCGCCCGCGACCGCAACATGTCGCTCGCGCTGGCCGAGCAGCGCGACCAGCTCCGGCTGTTCCAGCGCGCTATCGACGAGGCCGCCGTCGGCATCTCCATCAGCGACTACCGCCAGCCCGACAACCCGCTCGTCTACATCAACGACCGGTTCGAGGAGATAACGGGCTACGACGCCGCGACGGCACTCGGGCGGAACTGCCGCTTCCTGCAGGGGGCCGACACGGACCCCGAGCAGGTCGCCGAACTCCGCCGGGCCATCGAGGCCGGCGAGCCGGCGCGGGTCCAGCTCCTGAACTACCGCCAGGACGGGACGCCGTTCTGGAACCGCCTCACGGTCGCCCCCATCCGGGACGACGAGGGGACGGTCACCCACTTCGTTGGCTTCCAGGAGGACGTGACCGAGGAGCGCGAGCGCGAGCGCCGGTACGAGGCCATCCTCGACAACGCCGACCAGTTCGCGGGACTGCTCGAACCGGACGGGACGGTCGTCGAGGCCAACGCCGCTGCGCTGGACGCCATCGACGCCACCCGGGGGGACGTGGTCGGCCACCCGTTCCCGGAGACGGAGTGGTTCGACGACGACAGCCGCCCCGTCGTCGAGGACGCCATCGAGCGAGCCGCCGCGGGCGAACTGGTCCGTGGTGAGCTCGACCTGACCCTGAGCAGCGGGGATCTGGCGCTGGCGTTCACGCTCAAGCCCGTGACCGACGCCGACGGGGGAGTGGAGCTGCTCGTTGCGGAGGGGCGCGACATCACCCCGCTGAAGCAGCGCGAGCGCGAACTCCAGGAGGAGCAGGCCGTCACCGAGGCCATCCTCGACGCCGTCCCGGACGTGTTCTACATGTTCGACACCGAGGGGACGTACGTCCGGTGGAACGACCGGTTCAACGAGGTGACCGGCTGCACGGACGAGCTGATACGGCAGCTCGGCCCGTTCTCGTTCATCCCGGAGCCCGATCGGCCGCGGGTGGCCGAGGCGCTCGGGAAGGTCAGCGACGGCGATGGGACGGCGACCGTCAAGACGGAGACCGTCACGCTCGACGGCGAGCGCATCCCGTACGAGTTCGCCAACGCCCGCATCGAGGTCGACGGGGAGACGGTGGGCTATGCGGGCATCGGGCGCGACGTCTCCGAGCGGGTCGCCCGCGAGCGCGAACTGGAGCAGTTCGAGGCCATCCTGCACGCCGCGCCGGACCCGGTGTACGCGCTGGACACCGAGGGACGGTTCACGCTCGTCAACGACGCGATGGTCGAGGAGCTGGGCTACGACCGCGAGGCGTTCGTGGGCTCGCACGTCTCGATGGTGATGCCCGAGGAGGGCGTGGCGAGGGGCCGGTCGCTCATCGAGCGGCTGCTCCGGTCCGACGAGACCTTCGAGACGCTGGAGACGACCCTCAGGACCACCGACGGCGTCGTCCGACAGTTCGAGATCAACATCACCCTGCTCACGGGGGAGGACGGCGCGTTCCTCGGCACGGTCGGCGTCTGTCGCGACGTGACGGAGCTCCGCCAGAACGAGCGTCGCCTCTCGGTGTTCGACCGCGTCCTCCGACACAACCTCCGCAACAAGATGAACATCATGCTGGCGCGGGCCAGGAACATCGAGGCGGGGAGCGACGACCCCGTCTCCGAGGCCGCGGCGATCCGGCGGGCCGGCGAGGAACTGCTGGCACTCAGCGACCGGACCCGGAAGTTCCACCCCAGTATCAGTCCGGAGGGGGAGCCGACGACCATCGACGTCGCTGCGGTCGCCCGCCAGGTCGTGGCGGTCCACCGGGAGGAGCACCCCGACGCGGCCATCGCCGTCTCGGCGCCCGACACCGCCCTGGTCCGCGGCCACGAGACGCTGGAACTCGCGCTGGACGAGCTGGTCGGGAACGCCATCACCCACCACGACGGAGACCGGCCGGCCGTCGAACTCCAGGTCCGAGCCGACGAGGACCGGGTGACCATCGAGGTGGCCGACGACGGCCCCGGCATCGGTGAGCTGGAGCGGAGCGCGCTCCAGCGCGGCCACGAGACGCCGCTCGAACACGCCACCGGCCTCGGCCTCTGGTTCGTCCGCTGGACGGTCACGAACGTCGGCGGCGAGATCGAGATCGAGGACCGCGACCCGCGGGGGAGCATCGTCCGGCTGTCGCTGCCGCGGGCGAGGCCCGACCGGAAGACGGACGACGGCTAG
- a CDS encoding LVIVD repeat-containing protein, with translation MNRRSLLRRGAALPFGLATLGTVSGTGTNGRATQTDYGPLAELGIPKAKEVVPSADGRTAFLAVTDGFAVVDVTDPESPEVVHENREPWAGEGNGRLEQIYDVKLDAENDLLAVVGPANPRNAWKGLIVYDVSDPTAPEKVAVHETEFFNHNCFATGGYVYLCGNASERNSLVVVDARAGEEVGRWSIADVDERWTEVGPNWVLHDVYVHDGVAYLAHWDAGTWAVDVSDPTAPELLARIRGRDAETFVEMTRSEARQDYSEPPGNDHYVATSDDGTLLGISLEAWDTNRGDDSGGPGGVWLYDVSDPTAAEELAFIEPPPTDDPTFGGTWTTSHNFSFAGDRLYTSWYEGGVRVYDVSDPADPALLARWRDSDAASMWTAEPTGRGAFLATSHRDGPRASSESSADGAALYTFPDPPADAEPLTPTPGPTPTVTDTATGSETATGTATTTPTPSATDTPTAAETPTATDAATPDAGATDGEPTGTSAAGPGFGPLAALGGLGLGAWRLLRRPEDDR, from the coding sequence GTGAACCGCCGCTCCCTCCTCCGTCGCGGCGCCGCCCTCCCGTTCGGGCTCGCCACCCTCGGCACCGTGTCCGGCACCGGCACGAACGGGCGGGCCACGCAGACGGACTACGGCCCGCTCGCCGAACTCGGTATCCCGAAGGCGAAGGAGGTGGTCCCGAGTGCGGACGGCCGGACGGCCTTCCTCGCCGTGACCGACGGGTTCGCCGTCGTCGACGTCACCGACCCCGAGTCACCAGAGGTCGTCCACGAGAACCGCGAGCCCTGGGCCGGCGAGGGGAACGGCCGCCTCGAGCAGATCTACGACGTGAAACTCGACGCCGAGAACGACCTCCTGGCGGTCGTGGGGCCGGCCAACCCGCGGAACGCCTGGAAGGGCCTCATCGTCTACGACGTCTCGGACCCGACCGCGCCCGAGAAGGTGGCCGTCCACGAGACGGAGTTCTTCAACCACAACTGCTTCGCGACCGGCGGGTACGTCTACCTCTGCGGGAACGCGAGCGAGCGCAACTCGCTCGTCGTCGTCGACGCCCGCGCCGGCGAGGAGGTGGGCCGGTGGTCCATCGCCGACGTGGACGAGCGATGGACGGAGGTCGGCCCGAACTGGGTGCTGCACGACGTCTACGTCCACGACGGCGTGGCCTACCTCGCCCACTGGGACGCCGGGACGTGGGCGGTGGACGTGAGCGACCCCACGGCCCCCGAACTCCTCGCCCGCATCCGTGGGCGCGACGCGGAGACGTTCGTCGAGATGACCCGCTCCGAGGCCCGGCAGGACTACTCCGAGCCCCCGGGGAACGACCACTACGTCGCCACCAGCGACGACGGGACGCTGCTGGGCATCAGCCTCGAGGCCTGGGACACGAACCGGGGCGACGACAGCGGCGGCCCCGGCGGCGTCTGGCTCTACGACGTCTCGGACCCGACCGCCGCCGAGGAACTGGCGTTCATCGAGCCGCCGCCGACCGACGACCCCACCTTCGGCGGCACCTGGACCACCTCGCACAACTTCTCGTTCGCGGGCGACCGCCTCTACACCTCCTGGTACGAGGGCGGGGTGCGGGTGTACGACGTGAGCGACCCCGCGGACCCGGCGCTGCTGGCGCGCTGGCGCGACAGCGACGCGGCGAGTATGTGGACGGCCGAACCCACCGGCCGCGGGGCGTTCCTCGCCACCAGTCACCGCGACGGGCCCCGCGCGTCGAGCGAGAGTTCCGCCGACGGCGCCGCGCTCTACACCTTCCCGGACCCGCCGGCCGACGCGGAGCCGCTGACACCGACGCCGGGGCCGACCCCGACAGTCACCGACACAGCGACGGGGAGCGAGACGGCCACCGGCACGGCGACGACCACACCGACACCCTCGGCGACCGACACGCCGACCGCCGCAGAGACGCCCACGGCGACCGACGCCGCCACCCCGGACGCCGGAGCGACCGACGGGGAACCCACCGGGACGAGCGCGGCCGGCCCCGGCTTCGGTCCGCTCGCGGCGCTCGGCGGGCTGGGACTCGGGGCGTGGCGGCTGCTCCGCCGCCCCGAGGACGACAGATAA
- a CDS encoding MaoC family dehydratase, which yields MRYYEDIEVGDVTEHGTYEMTKEEIVEFAEQYDPQPFHTDEEAAKDSIFGSLAASGWHTASVCMRLLVDGVLEDQASLGAAGVDELRWKQPVYPGDELTVRVETVEKEPHPTDPTRGRVNSRMTGINQDGEEVISWIGLGMVKRREPLDEAPGE from the coding sequence ATGCGCTACTACGAGGACATCGAGGTCGGCGACGTCACCGAACACGGCACCTACGAGATGACGAAGGAGGAGATCGTGGAGTTCGCCGAGCAGTACGACCCCCAGCCGTTCCACACGGACGAGGAGGCGGCGAAGGACTCCATCTTCGGCTCGCTCGCCGCGTCGGGCTGGCACACCGCCAGCGTCTGTATGCGCCTGCTTGTCGACGGCGTGCTCGAAGACCAGGCCTCGCTGGGTGCGGCCGGGGTGGACGAGTTGCGGTGGAAGCAGCCGGTCTACCCGGGCGATGAGCTGACCGTGCGGGTCGAGACCGTCGAGAAGGAGCCCCACCCCACGGACCCGACGCGCGGCCGGGTGAACTCTCGGATGACCGGCATCAACCAGGACGGGGAGGAAGTGATCTCGTGGATCGGCCTGGGGATGGTGAAGCGGCGCGAACCGCTTGACGAGGCGCCTGGGGAGTAG